Within Stella humosa, the genomic segment GCAACGCCACCGCCAGGCGGGAGCCCGACCCCGTGCCGGTGGAAGACCTGGTCGCGTGCGCCACCTGCGGCGCCTATGTCGCGGCGCGCGGCGCCCGCGGCTGCGGACGGCAGAACTGCCCCTATCCGGGGTAGGGATTTATCCTAACGGCATGCAGGTGCGGGTCTATGAGGAGGCCGTCCTGATCGACCATGACGAAGATCCCCGGATCGAGACAGTGACCGCCGAATTGCCCACTACCGTCCACATCACTTGGAAGGACGGGCGGGCCGATACGGTCGAACTGGCTGGATGGCTGGCGGAAAACAGGACCGTGCTAGGTGCCCTCCGTGATCCAGAGATATTCGTGAAGCCCCGGTCGGCGGTCTTCGATTCCGCGGTCGAATGGGGCGAGCCCGATGGCGATCTCGTGATCGACGCCCACCATTTGCGGCTGCTTGCCATGGAACAGCGGCCGTTCCGCGCCGACGATCTCATGGCGTGGCAAAAGCGGACGGGGATGTCGAACCACGAGGCTAGTGGGTTTCTCAATATCGCCGTCAGCACTTATGGCCGATGGAAGTCGGGCGAGGCCGAAATTCCGCAGGTCGTGGCGATGGTCTGCCGGGCTTCGCTCCGCGATCCCGTCATGATAGCAGCCTATTTCCGGCCGAGACGGCCGGCCGGGCGGCCAAAGAAGGCCGCCTGACCGCCGCTGGTTCGCCTACCCCGGCATGCAGTCGGCGAAGCGAACCGGCCGGCCGATCGGCGGGCCGACCAGGGCGTCGTCGCGCATGACGATGTTGCCGCGCACGACCGTGGCGATCGGCCAGCCGGTCACGTCCATGCCGTCGAACGGGGTCCAGCCGCACTTGCTGACGATCCAGGAATTCTCGATGCGGCGGCGGGCGTTCAAGTCGACGATCGTCAGGTCGGCGTCGTAGCCGAGCGCGATGCGGCCCTTGCCGGCGATGTCGTAGAGGCGCTGCGGGCCGGCGCTGGTCAGGTCGACGAAGCGCGCCAGCGTCATGCGGCCCTGGGCGACATGGTCCAGCAGCAGCGGCACCAGGGTCTGCACGCCCGGCATGCCGGACGGGCTTTCGGGATAGGGCTTGTCCTTCTCGGCCCGCGTGTGCGGCGCGTGGTCGGAGCCGATGACGTCGACCACCCCGTCGGCCACGGCGCGCCACAGGGCCTCGCGGTGGCGGGCCGAGCGGATGGGCGGGTTCATCTGGGCATACGTGCCCAGCCGCTCGTAGCATTCGGGGGCGGCCAGGGTCAGGTGCTGGGGCGTCGTCTCGACGGTCGCGAAGTCCTTGTGGCCGGCCAGGAACTCCATCTCCTCAGCCGTCGTGATGTGCAGCACATGCACCTTGCGGCGCGCCTGGCGGGCGAGGCCCACCAGCCGCTGGGTCGCCAGCAGGGCCGTCTGCTCGTCGCGCCATTCGGGATGCATGGTCGGCGGGGCGCCGCCCTCCACCAGGTGCCGGCGCGCCTTCAGCCGGGCCTCGTCCTCGGCATGGACGGCCATGCGGCGGACGCCGTTCTTCAGGATCGCGGCCAGGGTGGCGTCGTCCTCCACCAGCAGGTCGCCGGTCGAGCTGCCCATGAAGACCTTGACGCCGCAGCAGCCGGGCAGCCGCTCCAGAACGGCCAGGTGCTCGGCATTGGCGGCACTGCCGCCCATGAAGAAGGCATGGTCGACCTGGGTGCGGCCGGCGGCCAGGCGCAGCTTCTCGCCCAGGTCCGCCGCGGTCAGGGTCAGCGGCTTGGTGTTCGGCATCTCGAAGATGGCGGTGACGCCGCCCATGGCGGCCGCCGCCGTTCCGGTCGCCAGGTCCTCCTTGTGCTCGGACCCCGGCTCGCGGAAATGCACCTGGGTGTCGATGACGCCGGGCAACACGGTCAGCCCGCGCGCGTCGATGCGCTGGGCGGCGGCCGCCGTGGCGAGGCCGCCGATGGCGACGATGCGGCCGCCGCGGATGCCGACATCGGTCTCCAGCAGCCCCATCGGGGTGAAGGTCTGGCCGCCGGTGACGACGAGATCGAAGGATTGCGACATGGGGCCTCCGGGGAAGGGGCGGGCTTGGTGATCTTTTCAGGCCGCGAGCGCGGCGAACACGTCGTCGGTGACGGGCCGTCCCAGCATATGGCGGCCGAACCACAGCGCATAGAAGAGCAGCGTCCAGGCGGCAAAGCCTTCATGCTTGCCCGGGGTGCGGAAGAGGGCGACGACGGCGCCCGCATCGGCGATCGGCTGGATGGCGGGGTGGGCGGCTACCAGCGGCCCCAGGACGGTACCGCGCCCATGGATCCATTCGCCGACCGGCACGGTGAAGCCCTTCTTGCGAGCGAAGGGCTCGGCGGTGGGCTGCGCGCCCGCCAGCCAGCGCCGCAGCAGGTACTTGCCGCGCCCGTCGCGGATCTTCAGCGTGTCGGGTAAGGCGAAGGCCAGCGCCGCCATCTCCGGGTCGACGAAGGGCGTGCGCCCCTCCACCCCATGGGCCATCAGGCAGCGATCGAGCTTGGTCAGCAGGTCGTTCGGCAGCCAGTCGGCGCAATCGGCCGCCTGGGCGACCTGGAGGCGCGAGCGGCCGGTCCCGCGCGCCGACACCTCGGCTGACGCGATGCCGTCGCGCCAGCCGCTGAGGTCTGTACGCAGGACCTCTATGCGGTCGAAAATGCCGCGCGCCCGCGGCAGCCGCCCGCCCAGCCACCAGGGCCGGACCGCGCTGCGATAGCGGCCATAGCCGGCGAACAGCTCGTCGCCGCCCTCGCCCGACAGCACGACCTTCAGCTCCTGCCCGGCGACCGCGGCCAGCTTGAAGGTGGGCAAGGTCGCATAGTCGGCGGCGGGATCGTCCATGGCGGCGGCCACGGCCGGCAGCAGGCGCCAGAAATCGGCCTCGGTGAACTCGACCTCGACATGCTCGGCGCCGACGGCGGCGGCCGCCCGGCGCGCGGCGTCGCGCTCGTCGGCGACGCCGGTGCCGGGGAAGCCCACCGTGAAGGCGCGCACCGGCCGCTCGGCCAGGCGGGCCATCATCGCCAGCACGGCGGTCGAATCGACCCCGCCCGACAGGAACAGGCCGTAGGGCACGTCCGACCGCTGGTGCAGGCGCACGCTGTCCTCCAGTGCGGCATCCAGGCGGGCCAGCGCGTCGGCCTCGCCGATGGCCGTGGGGCCGCCCTCGGGCAGGGCCGCCCGGTGGAACCGCTCGACGATGCGCCCGCCGGCCACCGCCAGCGTCTCGCCCGGGCGCAGGCGGTGGATGCCGCGGAAGATCGTCTGCGTCCCGGTCGAGAACTGGAGCTGCAGCAGTTCGGCGCG encodes:
- a CDS encoding dihydroorotase — protein: MSQSFDLVVTGGQTFTPMGLLETDVGIRGGRIVAIGGLATAAAAQRIDARGLTVLPGVIDTQVHFREPGSEHKEDLATGTAAAAMGGVTAIFEMPNTKPLTLTAADLGEKLRLAAGRTQVDHAFFMGGSAANAEHLAVLERLPGCCGVKVFMGSSTGDLLVEDDATLAAILKNGVRRMAVHAEDEARLKARRHLVEGGAPPTMHPEWRDEQTALLATQRLVGLARQARRKVHVLHITTAEEMEFLAGHKDFATVETTPQHLTLAAPECYERLGTYAQMNPPIRSARHREALWRAVADGVVDVIGSDHAPHTRAEKDKPYPESPSGMPGVQTLVPLLLDHVAQGRMTLARFVDLTSAGPQRLYDIAGKGRIALGYDADLTIVDLNARRRIENSWIVSKCGWTPFDGMDVTGWPIATVVRGNIVMRDDALVGPPIGRPVRFADCMPG
- the asnB gene encoding asparagine synthase (glutamine-hydrolyzing): MCGIAGLMTLDGSAPPEAVLSALLAALAHRGPDGDGRHVSGDVGMVQARLAIIDLATGDQPLYEPGGGALVANGEIYNYLELRAALDGARIATGSDCEPPLHLYRRHGLAFTRHLRGMYAIAIHDPQARRLVLARDPFGIKPLYYAETARGFSFASEPQALVRAGLVEPEVDTDVRAELLQLQFSTGTQTIFRGIHRLRPGETLAVAGGRIVERFHRAALPEGGPTAIGEADALARLDAALEDSVRLHQRSDVPYGLFLSGGVDSTAVLAMMARLAERPVRAFTVGFPGTGVADERDAARRAAAAVGAEHVEVEFTEADFWRLLPAVAAAMDDPAADYATLPTFKLAAVAGQELKVVLSGEGGDELFAGYGRYRSAVRPWWLGGRLPRARGIFDRIEVLRTDLSGWRDGIASAEVSARGTGRSRLQVAQAADCADWLPNDLLTKLDRCLMAHGVEGRTPFVDPEMAALAFALPDTLKIRDGRGKYLLRRWLAGAQPTAEPFARKKGFTVPVGEWIHGRGTVLGPLVAAHPAIQPIADAGAVVALFRTPGKHEGFAAWTLLFYALWFGRHMLGRPVTDDVFAALAA
- a CDS encoding helix-turn-helix domain-containing protein, producing the protein MQVRVYEEAVLIDHDEDPRIETVTAELPTTVHITWKDGRADTVELAGWLAENRTVLGALRDPEIFVKPRSAVFDSAVEWGEPDGDLVIDAHHLRLLAMEQRPFRADDLMAWQKRTGMSNHEASGFLNIAVSTYGRWKSGEAEIPQVVAMVCRASLRDPVMIAAYFRPRRPAGRPKKAA